ACGTAATCGTTGGCTTGCAAGAGCATGTAGCTGAACTCGGTGTACGAGATGCCGTCACCGTCGAGTCGTCGTCGCACCGTGTCACGGTCGAGCATCACGTTGACGGAGAAATGTTTTCCGACATCGCGCAGGAATTCGATGGTGGGCATTTGGGCGGTCCAGGTGAGGTTGTTCTCCACCACGGCGCCGGTGGGCGAATCATCGAACTCGACGAAGCGCTCGAGCTGGCCGCGTATCCGGTCGGCCCACTCGGCGACGGTGTCGGCGTTGTTGAGCGTGCGCTCGCCGACGTCGCGCGGATCGCCGATCATGCCGGTGGCGCCGCCCGCCAGCACGATCGGACGATGTCCGGCCCGCTGGAAGCGGGTCAGCGTCAGGAGCGGTATGAGGTGCCCGGCATGCAGGCTCGGCGCCGTCGGATCGAATCCGGAGTAGACGGTGACGGGACCCGCAGCCAACGCCGCCGCGAGTGCGTCCCGGTCGGTGGACTGCGCGATCAGCTCGCGCCACTCCAGCTCATCGAGGATGGATGCGCCCGTAGAAGTCACAGCACCGATCTTCTCGCACTAGTCGCTTTCGCCGGGAGCCGGTGCCCGTGGGCTGCGGCGATATAGCGACACCTCGGGACGTCCGGCCAGCCACAATCGCCACGGGCGATCGGCCGCCTTGCTGACACCGACACGCGGGCCGGCGACTCCGTCGCGCTTCTCCCCCAACACCAGTTGGATCGGGCTCTTCGCGTCGAACAAGTCAATCCCGTTGTCTTCCATCGTGATTCCCAACGCCGAGCACAAATTGCCGGGGCCGCGAGCGAGTGCCGCGGGGCGGACCGCTTCGCCGCGGCGGCCTTGCGCGACGTCGGCGCCGGATTCGATCGCAGTGGCCCGCAGCAGCACCGCACCCGCCACCTGGTCGGTGGCGCACACGACGTTCGCGCAGACATGTATGCCGTGGCTGCGGTAGGTGTAGAGCCGCCCGGCCGGACCGAACATGACGGTGTTGCGCCCTCCCATGCCGCGATACGAATGCGAAGCCGCGTCTGGCCATGGTCCGTCTGCGGGGCCGCCGTAGGCCTCGACCTCCACGATCATCGCGCTCACGCCGCGGCCGACCAGCGTCGCTCCGAGTAGGCGTCGCGCAGCGGTCAGCGGGTCCACGGACAGCCGGCGCACGCTCACCGCTGCGATTCTGCCCGCCATCCTTGACACCACCATCGGCGGGGAGCATTATTCACCACATGATGAGTTCATCGGACGGTGAATTACCTGACGGAGCTGCCGACGCCGCGATCGACGTCGAAAACCTGCGGGTCATCAGGGGTAAGCGCGTTGCGTTGGAGGACATCACGGTCCGGATCGCGCGCGGCACCATCACCGGACTGCTCGGTCCGTCCGGATGCGGCAAGACCACGCTGATGCGCAGCGTGGTCGGCACGCAGATCATCGAACAGGGCACCGTGACGGTGCTTGGCCACCCGGCCGGATCGGCCGAGCTGCGGCACCGGGTCGGATACGTCACCCAGGATCCGACGATCTACGACGACCTCAGAGTCATCGACAACGTCCGGTACTTCGCCGCATTGACGGGCGTCGACACCGCCAACGTTGACGAGGCGATCGCCACCGTCGGGCTCGACGATCATCGAACTGCGTTGTGCGGCAATCTGTCCGGTGGTCAGCGCACTCGCGCCTCACTCGCCTGCGCACTGGTGTCGCACCCCGATCTGCTGGTG
The sequence above is drawn from the Mycobacterium gallinarum genome and encodes:
- a CDS encoding DNA-3-methyladenine glycosylase produces the protein MAGRIAAVSVRRLSVDPLTAARRLLGATLVGRGVSAMIVEVEAYGGPADGPWPDAASHSYRGMGGRNTVMFGPAGRLYTYRSHGIHVCANVVCATDQVAGAVLLRATAIESGADVAQGRRGEAVRPAALARGPGNLCSALGITMEDNGIDLFDAKSPIQLVLGEKRDGVAGPRVGVSKAADRPWRLWLAGRPEVSLYRRSPRAPAPGESD
- a CDS encoding ABC transporter ATP-binding protein, whose protein sequence is MMSSSDGELPDGAADAAIDVENLRVIRGKRVALEDITVRIARGTITGLLGPSGCGKTTLMRSVVGTQIIEQGTVTVLGHPAGSAELRHRVGYVTQDPTIYDDLRVIDNVRYFAALTGVDTANVDEAIATVGLDDHRTALCGNLSGGQRTRASLACALVSHPDLLVLDEPTVGLDPVLRVDLWEQFQRLAAHGTTLLVSSHVMDEADHCGDLLLMREGHLLAHTTPTKLREDTGCQSLEEAFLSVIRHSTAA